The window GTTGcaggcacggatccccgtttctgtcaactTTGATCTCAGCAGCTGGAGCGGGGATAAAGACGCGCTTCTTCAGATAAAAGTGGTAATTACGTCTAACTTTAATATTGTTAACAATAAttgcagcaaagcatcatttaCTGCAGTTAGTCACTAGTGAAGCATAACTTAACTTTCATGAgcaaaaaaacccacaaaaaggatTCAATAAATCAGCAAAGCgggaagaaatgttatttttgtttttacattcttACTTCATTTCAAACTATAGTGTTtttctatggggtgccatttgtaaagtcaaacagtcataatctaacagcaatatttttggttatttagcatatcataagagaaaaaattgagagttcactttttcaaagtcatattttcaccatgttattcatacatttataaatgttaaagtttccaaataaatatttagttagcacgctaaatatttaatttatagttaaatatttatgttgcaaactaaatatttaggtctgatctaaatacttagtttgtaaaataaatatttaattcactaactaaatatttaatttactaattaaatatttattttggaaataaatatttaaaatttaaattaaatatttaatttgtaaattaaatattttccaaagaaatatttagatcccagctaaatatttattttccatgatgttatttagctccacactatagtttatatttttgggtcagacttaaatatttatttcccaaatactgattttgcaaactaaatgtttagctccaaaataaatatttagctgggatctaaatatttatttcggaaaataaatatttaatttacaaattaaatatttagttccaaaataaatatttaattagtaaattaaatatttagttagtgaattaatgatatgctaaataaccaaaaatattgctgttagattatgactgtttgactttacaaatggcaccccatatttGTGATGTCCTTGTGTCAAACGAAAACAGCAGGCCAGTGGAAAGCACTAGTGACTTTGCCATTGAGGATGTTAATGATGAGCATTTGGATGACTTGGCTTTTCCTGAGGTAGACAGTGTTTGTGATACCAGGCAGTTAAGAGAGCAGTTACACAAGAACTTGTCTTCATTGTTCCTGAAGATGGAAAGTATTCTTCATGTTTCTCAAATGGCATCTCAGGAAATAGTTGATACTCTGGCACAAATCATTTCATTGTCAAAGCCTCTCATTACAAAGACTCTGCATGATGTATTACAAAGGCATCAGGTTACTCCTTCCAAGGCTATCCTTAATGATTTGCTGAATGCTGTAAATAATGCAAATATTTTTGCTTGTGCCACAGCTAAAGGGGAGGACTTTTGTTCAAATAAACATAGAAAAACGTTTATTGAAAAGAACTACCCTGTGGTAATGCCTGTTCAGTATGTATTGGAGCCTGGTTGTACAGCAATTCATGTCCCTATATTTGAGATGATCCAAAAAATGTTCCAACATACAGACATTCTTAACAGAATTATGGAAACACATATCTCTTATGAGGGTCTTTACACAAGCCACAGAGATGGGTCATATTTCCAAGGAAATGAGTTGTTTTCTTCATCAGAGCTTTCACTGCCACTGATACTGTACATTGATGACCTTGAAATTGCCAATCCATTGGGCACTTCAAGGAAAATACACAAACTGTGTGCAGTATGCTGGATGTTTGCTGATTTGCCAAGTAAATATCGTTCAGGTCTGCATGTCATTCAGCTAGCAGCATTATGTAAGGTACCTGATCTCCACAGGTGTGGCTATGAAAAAGCATTTGGTCCTTTGCTACAAGATCTAAAAACTCTTGAGCAAGATGGTGTATTTACTGAGTGCCTCGGTAAATCTGTTAAAGGGACTATCATGTGCGTTGTAGCTGACAACCTGGCAGCCCACTCATTGGCTGGGTTTAGTCAGTGTTTCAGAACTGGATTTATTTGTAGGTTTTGCAATGCAACACGAGACCTAATTCAGTCTCATGATGTTGGAGATGGCAAGTTTAGCCTCAGAACAAAAGCCAGTTATGACCAAAATGTGCAGGAAGTTCTACATGGGGATGGTCATAGTCAGGCAGGTGTGCAACGGAACTGCATCCTGACTGAAAGTTTGCAGTATTTTCATACAACCACAGGCTTCCCTCCTGATGTCCTCCATGACCTTTTTGAGGGAATTGTACCAGTGGAGTTGGCCATGTGTATTCAGGAGATGATCCGGCAGAAATACTTTACTCTGGAGCAGTTGAATAGAAAAATCTTGTCCTTTCCTTACCAACACTCCGATAAAGTTGACAAACCAAAGCCCATCTCAAAGAACTTCTCTACAAGGAGGACCATTGGTGGCAATGGTCATGAGAATATCACATTGCTGAGAGTACTGCCATTCATGAACGGTAATGTAGTCCCTGAGGAAGATGCTGCTTGGACAGTGTTAATGGATTTGAAAGAGGTTGTTGAGCTTATGCTGTGCCCAAGATTTGATGAAGAGTCCATACAGTATTTGCAATCAAAGATAGATGACCACAGAAAAGTGCTGCAGGACATGTTTCCTGAGTTAAGACTGCTTCCAAAACATCATTATATAGAGCACTACCCAGCTCTTATACGTGCTTTTGGGCCACTTGTTCACTTATGGACAATGAGGTTCGAGGGTAAGCATCGCTTTTTCAAGAGGGTAATACATGACACACAAAACTTTAAGAATGTGTTAAAAACATTAGCAACACGGCACCAACACATGGTGGCCTACTACCTCAGTGCACCTTCATTTTTTCAGCCGCATCAGCAGACGACACACGTTACTTCTGTCATGGTTTCAGATCTTCCTGAAGTTGCACAAGAATACATAAAGGATAAAACTGACAGCAGAATTATTTACAGCACATCAAAGATCATTGTTGATGGCACAACTTACAGCCCTGGAATGTTTGTGTCTGTGGGGGAGGATGGGGGACTGCCACAGTTTAGCGAGATCAAAAAAATCCTCCTTGTTAACAATGATGCTGCATTTCTTTGCAAAGAACACAGGTCAAACTACACTGAACATATGAGGTCATATGAACTCTACCCAAGTTGTATGGCTATCCACTGCATGTCAGAGTTTAATGACCGCTTACCCCTTTCTGCATACTACGTGGAAGGGAAACTTCTTTTGACACCAAAACGTTTTATACTTCTACACTGAAAGTGAATTTGCATTATGTGATTTACATATATTTTAAGATTTGTTCCACCCCAAAGTTTCAAAATGCAGatgctatgtgtgtgtgcgtgggggggggggggggggggggggggggggtgttaagagAGCAACATTAGACAGTAGTCTGTAAAAAGTAGTTTGCTACTAGAAGTTCTGTTTCCTTTTAGATGTATCTCACTGATTTAATATCACATGATGTGTTTTTCCAAATATTTCTCCAGCAGTTTGTCTCTGTTTTGTAAAATAATTGCTGTGTAAATTCTTATGTATTGTTTGTATGCCTGGTGAGAAAATGTAGATTATGATGTTGAAATAGGGTTAGTTTTTACCGTGACTAAATGAAATGATGGCCTGTGACTATGTAACATGTAAAATACTTACCTTTGTTCTGGACTGTTGAAAGATTGGCCATAAAATGCTAGAATGCACCCAAAGTAACCAGCATAAATAGTAAGTTTATTTTGTTATGAAATTTACAGTgtactttttaaattaaaattggaAAACAAGACTATAGTATATTTGACCCCCCATTTTTGACAGCTGTAATGATTGCTGAGTATACAATTATCAGACCTTGTAAAGGCTATGTGTATGCATTACCACAAGAGGTACTGCTCCACTTGTGACAGTAAATCTTTTGGGCTATTGCTTGGTACTCAGATGCCAATTCTGAGTACCACTCTGCCATAAAAGGACACATAAAAAAAGGTCAATGGTATGATGTTCATTGTTTTTATATGTGTTGAGACCATTGTAGTATTTTTTAATCATCTCCATTCCTTGCTTTATACACAGGATGATGGCAGCATCTCAGAAATTCCTGCTGAGAGTTTACAGCACTACAGATGTTGTTGTGAAGGTTTCTCTAACTAAGCGGCCTGAGTCAGTGGAAGAACTAATCACCATACTCCGGGAGAAGCTCAACCCAAGGCTGGACTTTGAGTTTACCTTACAATACGAAGACCCTGACTTTGATGGGCAACTTACCTGTCTACATGATATTCAAGAGCTACTAGAGAAGAGCACATTAAAAATAGTGCGATCCGAAAGTGATGCCAGTTCTTGTGCaagttctgacacagacatccttccTCATGTGCCTTTAGCTCAGCATCTGAAGTGTTGGCCTGACACTTTCCCAGTACCTACCTTTTCTTACGAAGTCGAACATGTCCTTGAGAAGGGAAATAAAGCCTACGAGAGAAGCTCTTGTTACCACTCATCCATGTCTTAATGAGCCTGGAAGTTATGGTTGGAAGACCAGTTTAAAATTTAAGATGGGAAGTTACCGCACCAAGCTAGCCAGAGCCGGATGCGCGGAGGTGTCCGTGAATGCTGGTAGAAGGAGTATCAACAACCCAGAAGGAGAGTATCCCCACTCCAACATAAAAAGAGCACGAAAAGCTGAGGTAAACTACCTCCCAAACTTTCCAAGAGGAGAAGATAAGGCCAGTCTGGAGGAATTGAGAGTCCAGATAAAAAATGAGGTTGAGAAGACCGAGCCCAACAAAGTAATGATTGAAAAACTGATGCAAACAACCTTTGCACTGCGTCGCCATGAGATCGTTCAAGAAAACCCAATGGTGAAGGACTTCTTAGAGAAATGGCCAGCTCTGCGATTTCACTCACAGGTTGGTGTtgcactgattttttttttcttattcaatttAACTTGAAACAATGCAAGTTCAGCAGatcttcagattcagatttatttatttaacatgttAAACAAAGTACTTCTTATAAACATTGTTCAAATAGGTAGAAAAAATATCTTAAAGCGCTACAACTAAGCACCCTATTAGTTGTGGTGCTtcaacattaactcattcgctgccagccgtttcctgatcggtaaatccCTTTCGCTGCCAATGTTTCTCACCaattttatagttttttttaagagtcacagaacgttgtgtgctaggatgttgacgccaaaacaaccaaaacaaagtggagactcaccttaaATCATGAAGAATCTGCgcatttcgagcattatccgttctttcataatccgttgttgaattgtgatcggcagaagcttttccggttcgcacctcactttttttttacagcagccacccaaaacgatctaacacatggattttctacttcctgatcacgtCATGTGTgatatatgcggatgaagatcggctttagaggtgAGAGGTTCAGTCACGATGCGGGGGCTCAttccaatgcccacacagtaaaaacattcaaATGGCGACTTAAGTCTTCATTTGCAGTGAACGgtgggatctaaaatgacgactttagtcatcaatgacagtgaatgagttaagccgggcgtacactgtgccactttttcactcgtagcactcagcttcagctcaaactgtacgacttcctcgcagggtagatctcatgagtcatgtgctcacactgcacgacccagttcttggatgcgatctgactgctcacactgcacgcctggtagcaacacgtcggccctaaaatatgctaaaaatagcagtttttactcaacacgtgagacttttttgtcttgttttgcctgttgtccttcgggagtgctgcaggacacacagggatttatgggggctggatgagtaaaatgaaataaagaaagtaaatctgtgttttgtgatcagtttaatttgacatgaacacgacaaacactctttcttgacaatctttgtgagtaaaaaacgtgtagaaattaaaacgaacaaagtgtgttattagggaaatagcgggtgagcggtgttgatgcaggattgcgtatgcgccgtgagcggttctgatactttttgcgtcgcagctgctcgcagcgccgcttcaaaagtgcgataccctcacgagggacgagcaaaatattaaacacgccagaagtttgtgcgagctctcgatagctggtcatgtggtgttaattgcctctcgtaaccccctgtatactacacgacactcggcgcaaaactcgccccgatcttgtggattgtcgcacgagtggaaaatcagctcaaaaaagtgaaaaagttgcacagtgtacgcccggctttaagtaGACAGGCAACCACAGATAAAACTTGCTGAGTCTATAATGTAGGAACTGATGTTCTCTTGAATTAAAGAGAAGTTTTCTTACATTCATTAGGCTCATGATGCCAAAAAATTTATTTCAGATTTGTGATACAGTTGTGTTGGAAAGGTTAAGTTCAAATTgaaaaacaaatgttaaaatgACAGCATTAAGATAAAACTGGGCACAAATTTGGAAATCCCTCTTTAAATATAAGATTTCTCAATTTGGCCAGTAATTTTGCTTTATATTGGATGTTTTCATGTTCCTGTATTTTTAGGTTTGTGCGGAGTTCCACCGAGTcacaaacatcaacctgcagaaaCAGTTCTATGCTGAACTTGACAGACACACACCACGACTTATGGCTCTATACAGACAGAAGGCCACATGCACTGGCAAGATATCGGAGGCTCTGCGAAACTTTCTGAATCATTATGATCATCAGGTGAATATTGATAAAGATAAAATTGCTACCACAAATTTAAAAAGTTTCTATGTTAATCACtcaattttgcttgtttttagactGCCTATGGGCTACTGTTAATTGCTGGGAACATCTGTTTTCTATATACACCAAAgacaaatataaatgcaacacttttgtttttgctcccattattcatgagctgaactcaaacatctgaaacttggtCCACAttcacaaaacacccatgactttCAAAtactgttctgaaatctgtctacatgtgtgttagtgagcacttatcctttaccaagataaaccatcccacctcacaggtgtggcatatcagggggctgattagacagcatgaataatgtacaggtgtgccttagactgcccacaataaaaggccaccctaaaatgtgcagtttgatcaaacagcacaatgccacagatgttgcaacctttgagggagcgtgcaattggcatgctgactgcaggaatgtctaccagagctgttgcccATGAAAGGAATGTTCATCTCTCTACCATAAGCCGTCtttaaaggcgtttcagagaacttGGCAGTATATCCAACAGGCctaaaaaatgggagcaaaaacaaaagtgttagtCTAGATAAccctgaaaaaaaatgtttagggTTTTTGTCAAATGAGTAAGAAACAAGCTCTTTGTCATGAGAGACAGGTTGTGTCTCAAAAGAAATGTCTCCAAAATTATGCAGAGCCTAATGTGTCATAAACATGTATTATCCCCAGGCAATGACACCTGTAAACTTAGTGTTAAATTAACTCTTATTTTCTTTTCCCTTTATAGGAAGCACCTGATGTCGATGTGAAACGGACTGCAGTGCTACGTGCCCTTCCAGTATACCTGCGGGAGGAAGACCCAGAATTCTTTAAGACATGTGATGTAAGTGTCTCTTGCATTACTTAAATTCTACCAGTGAGATAACATACCATGGATTATTTTATATGGTTTTATTACAAAGCAGCTTCACAATTGCTTTAACAAACATTGCATTAGACTTGTGTGTTGGGGGGGATCAAACCTGGGCTCAAATTAGGGTGTGTGTGTCACAAGTGGGGGTGGGAGGAGGCAAACCCAAATAGATTGTGCACACACAGAAACCCTGATTTCgccattgaccctttgcacgagaCTGCCCCGTTCTCCATGATggtcggcaaaaagaccgtttacacacgtCAAAATTccggtgaagctagtcaaaacaagcccgttGTAGccctttatcgcttttatttacttggtttcacagtaaaatggtaacaACTTGCTACGTGGCCAGCTGCACTAACAGAAGGATGTAAAGTCAactcatttctttatttttttttttcaaataacgttgattgagactgaggacggagatgaactacaGCTATCAATCAAACGGACTAGCAACCCTCAGGTTTACAGCTAATGTGTTTTTACCTGGTAAAATTAACGTTTATTTAATTCATGACGAGGACAGGGACAAATGTGATGCGTTCTTCTGATGGATATTTCACCATGGAAGACGCACGCATACCGCggtaccgtccactgtagtgaacATGCATATTACACCAGAATTCCGTCGccccgtttttttaagatggcgactgtaCGTCTTATGTTTATAAATgttcttctgtagctgacaagcagagctaaaacacgttgttttacaggtattattctcatgtcatgatgtgttttcatatatttatattttaaacacttgtccatgaaaagttcatcaactctgcatcagccaggtacttccttaaatttgaagcaagaacGCGGTAGTCTAAACGCTACTCGTtaattctggtcggcgctcatttTCCTATTTCGCGGGGCAGGGGCACAaactttctgcttcctgttttGTTGCTCTCCTGTGTCTTcgttttgtttctttctcacattcTTTTTGATGTTCTCTTTTTCATGTGATGAGTTGGCATCCTGTTTCTCCGACTTATGTTTTACTGCAGTTTTGCGTTaacgcaccaacaaaaccatacctgTTGGTAGATTTGTAGCAAAGCgttgatgacgtcgacggcttgaTTGTAAAAATTCGTTGACGTCAGATCCAGTAGTCGACGCACcatgcccacttgttgcatccccaggagtttgtaaatagaggaggaatctgcctgtttttcc is drawn from Nothobranchius furzeri strain GRZ-AD chromosome 4, NfurGRZ-RIMD1, whole genome shotgun sequence and contains these coding sequences:
- the LOC129161931 gene encoding uncharacterized protein, with product MSLRREIKPTREALVTTHPCLNEPGSYGWKTSLKFKMGSYRTKLARAGCAEVSVNAGRRSINNPEGEYPHSNIKRARKAEVNYLPNFPRGEDKASLEELRVQIKNEVEKTEPNKVMIEKLMQTTFALRRHEIVQENPMVKDFLEKWPALRFHSQVCAEFHRVTNINLQKQFYAELDRHTPRLMALYRQKATCTGKISEALRNFLNHYDHQEAPDVDVKRTAVLRALPVYLREEDPEFFKTCDAGTLDETNLTDTPVALLTVVADGSAETSPFHFSPSSMAVVVEGDLVIRDIARFADAYALLFGLIYALHLDYPRKLVHTFTFVQKVFMGLDDGKPLKPSLHALRNDLLQSE